In one window of Mercurialis annua linkage group LG4, ddMerAnnu1.2, whole genome shotgun sequence DNA:
- the LOC126677676 gene encoding pentatricopeptide repeat-containing protein At4g18975, chloroplastic, translating into MALQTTSMLYSTTSKAPGWVVGNMKLIGLYCKSKKLSRRFGVSSSNLSTAHNSLSPQPKVAKYSANQSRQSKSNSAADNRKPVKKAANTEKHLWKKRDSARSGQKALTLVRIVCELPDEKDAVYGALDKWTAWETEFPLIAVAKALRILRKHRQWKRVIQVAKWMLSKGQGTTMGTYDLLLLAFDMDSRVDEAASLWNMILHTHARSISKWLFSRMISLYDHHHMPEEVIEIFADMEELGVRPDEDTVKRVAGAFKELGQEGKQKLFLKKYMHRWKYIHFNGERVRVRRNIPDERNLG; encoded by the exons ATGGCTCTGCAAACAACGTCGATGCTGTACTCAACTACTTCAAAGGCTCCGGGTTGGGTTGTAGGCAATATGAAGTTGATTGGATTGTATTGTAAATCCAAGAAATTGAGCAGAAGATTTGGGGTTTCTTCTTCCAATTTATCGACTGCTCATAACAGTTTGTCACCACAACCTAAG GTTGCCAAGTATTCAGCCAATCAAAGTCGACAATCGAAGTCTAATTCCGCAGCAGATAACA GAAAACCAGTAAAGAAGGCAGCAAATACAGAAAAACACTTGTGGAAGAAAAGGGATTCAGCTAGATCTGGCCAAAAGGCGTTGACCCTTGTTCGAATT GTCTGCGAACTACCTGATGAGAAAGATGCTGTTTATGGCGCGTTAGATAAATGGACAGCCTGGGAGACGGAGTTTCCCTTGATTGCTGTGGCTAAAGCCTTAAGAATATTGAGGAAGCACCGTCAGTGGAAGCGTGTAATTCAA GTCGCAAAATGGATGTTGAGTAAAGGTCAAGGAACAACCATGGGGACGTATGACTTGCTTCTATTGGCGTTTGATATGGACAGCAGGGTAGACGAAGCTGCATCATTGTGGAACATGATTCTGCACACACATGCGCGTTCTATCTCAAAGTGGTTATTTTCAAGGATGATATCTCTCTACGATCATCATCACATGCCAGAAGAGGTGATCGAG ATCTTTGCGGATATGGAAGAATTGGGTGTGAGACCAGATGAAGACACTGTCAAAAGAGTAGCTGGTGCCTTTAAGGAATTAGGCCAAGAAGGCAAGCAAAAGTTGTTTCTGAAAAAATACATGCATCGATGGAAGTACATTCACTTTAATGGTGAAAGAGTTAGAGTGAGAAGAAACATACCAGATGAAAGAAACCTCGGCTAA